One window of Helicoverpa zea isolate HzStark_Cry1AcR chromosome 12, ilHelZeax1.1, whole genome shotgun sequence genomic DNA carries:
- the LOC124634988 gene encoding transmembrane protein 64, whose protein sequence is MEIVDVEECQPDPTAVTRKKSLWAKINNRTTYSYLFNIVVSILLLTCLVLVLYFFKEYLKTILYWVDAQDPWIIFLLFMGLFLIVSFPVTIGYLVLIITSGYLFGIVKGLVTVLVSANFGVAVAHFTLKALRNYLPLDRLLKNETARALLKVISGPQAFKIVFFARLTPIPFGLQNTIFAVSDVRGCGYHLATMLGLLPAQVINVYLGSTLRSMHDVLHESHLTGYVVFAFQILIGITLMVWVVQKARKELTIAIMAAELGRETISTSSSSSIS, encoded by the exons ATGGAAATTGTCGACGTTGAAGAATGCCAGCCCGACCCAACAGCGGTCACAAGAAAGAAAAGTTTATGGGCTAAAATTAACAATAGGACAACttacagttatttatttaacatcgTAGTATCAATACTGTTGCTCACATGCCTGGTTCTAGTGCTGTATTTTTTCAAAGAATATTTGAAGACGATTTTGTACTGGGTGGACGCACAAGATCCGtggataatatttttgttgtttatggGTTTATTTTTGATCGTGAGTTTTCCAGTGACTATAGGTTACTTAGTGTTGATAATAACTAGTGGATATTTGTTCGGGATCGTGAAGGGGTTGGTGACAGTGCTGGTGAGCGCGAACTTTGGCGTGGCGGTGGCGCACTTTACGCTGAAGGCGCTCCGTAACTACCTACCCCTGGACCGGCTGCTGAAGAACGAGACGGCGCGAGCCCTGCTGAAGGTGATCTCGGGCCCTCAAGCCTTCAAGATTGTATTTTTCGCGCGCCTGACGCCAATACCTTTTGGATTGCAGAACACTATATTTGCG GTGAGCGACGTCCGTGGCTGCGGCTACCACCTGGCGACCATGCTGGGGCTGCTTCCCGCTCAAGTCATCAACGTGTACCTCGGCTCCACGTTGCGGTCCATGCACGATGTGCTGCACGAGTCCCATCTCACTGGATACGTCGTGTTTGCTTTTCag ATCCTGATCGGCATAACACTGATGGTATGGGTGGTGCAGAAAGCGCGCAAAGAGCTAACGATAGCCATTATGGCGGCTGAGCTCGGACGGGAGACGATATCGACATCCAGCAGTTCCTCTATCAGCTAG